In Roseomonas fluvialis, one genomic interval encodes:
- a CDS encoding biotin--[acetyl-CoA-carboxylase] ligase, with translation MTQHRFRLRVHAALPSTSDLVAQLAASGEPDGLAVLAHRQTAGRGTQGRAWESRAGNLHLSVLLRPAEPLRHAPQWGLLAAVALGDAVAATIPDPRAITLKWPNDLMLNGAKAAGILAEASPDDQGGIAWLCLGIGVNLDHAPQVEGRVTACLADTGIVAPRPEAFAETLLAALDGRRTQRITEGFAPIRAAWLERGPALDTHLALSSGIAGRFAGLAEDGRLLLATGGRVHALASGELT, from the coding sequence GTGACGCAGCACCGCTTCCGGCTGCGCGTCCACGCGGCGCTGCCGAGCACCTCGGACCTGGTGGCGCAACTTGCCGCGTCGGGGGAACCCGATGGGCTCGCCGTGCTGGCGCATCGGCAGACCGCGGGGCGTGGAACGCAGGGGCGTGCCTGGGAAAGCCGCGCGGGCAACCTGCATCTGTCCGTGCTGCTGCGCCCGGCCGAACCGCTGCGTCATGCACCACAATGGGGGCTGCTGGCCGCTGTCGCGCTGGGCGACGCCGTCGCCGCGACCATACCGGACCCGCGCGCCATCACGTTGAAATGGCCGAACGACCTGATGCTGAATGGTGCCAAGGCCGCCGGCATCCTTGCCGAGGCCAGCCCCGACGACCAGGGCGGCATCGCGTGGCTGTGCCTGGGCATCGGCGTCAACCTGGACCATGCCCCGCAGGTCGAAGGGCGCGTCACCGCCTGCCTGGCCGACACGGGCATCGTTGCCCCCAGGCCCGAAGCCTTCGCCGAGACACTACTGGCCGCGCTGGACGGCCGCCGCACCCAGCGCATCACCGAAGGCTTCGCGCCGATCCGCGCCGCCTGGCTCGAACGCGGCCCGGCGCTCGACACGCACCTCGCGCTCAGCAGCGGTATCGCCGGGCGTTTCGCGGGCCTGGCCGAGGATGGCCGCCTGCTGCTCGCCACCGGCGGGCGCGTCCACGCCCTTGCTTCCGGGGAGCTCACCTGA
- the nuoL gene encoding NADH-quinone oxidoreductase subunit L: MFVGAVFFPLLGASIAGLFGRWIGDRAAQAATIVCMVLAAICGLTAFWQVALGHTATTIEIVTFLDVGGFEVSWALRYDTLSAVMVGMVTLISTLIHIYSVGYMSHDPDRPRFFAYLSLFTFMMLMLVTADNLVQLFFGWEGVGLASYLLIGFWYEKESACAAAMKAFIVNRVGDLFFMLGLALTFWTFGSVEFSAIFGAIDQHKDATFAGFRAYEVICVLLFLGACGKSAQLGLHTWLPDAMEGPTPVSALIHAATMVTAGVFLVARMSPVFEYAPFALAVVTLVGASTALFAATIGCVQNDIKRIIAYSTCSQLGYMFFAAGVGAYQGAVFHLFTHAFFKALLFLGAGSVIHAMSNEQDIRKMGGIWRKIPMTYAVMWIGSLALAGVPYFAGYYSKDFVLEAAFAAHSTVGMYAFACGMIAAFLTAFYSWRLIILTFHGAPRADHHTMEHVHESPISMLAPLTVLAVGAITVGAVFKDNFVGHHWEQFWNGAIVNAPHNHIMHAAHEVPSWVPLAPTVVGLSGIALAYILYMFAPSIPGKLASTFGGLYRFLLNKWYFDELYDAIFVRPTRALARVLWQKVDAGVIDGVPNGAAAIATDVAQGAVRLQTGRVANYAFTMIAGLAIFVTLLVFGAAR; encoded by the coding sequence ATGTTCGTCGGCGCTGTCTTCTTCCCGCTGCTGGGTGCAAGCATTGCGGGCCTGTTCGGCCGCTGGATCGGCGACCGTGCCGCGCAGGCGGCGACCATCGTCTGCATGGTGCTGGCCGCGATCTGCGGGCTGACCGCCTTCTGGCAGGTCGCGCTGGGCCACACGGCGACCACCATCGAGATCGTGACCTTCCTCGATGTCGGTGGCTTCGAAGTGTCCTGGGCGCTGCGCTACGACACGCTGTCGGCGGTCATGGTCGGCATGGTCACGCTGATCTCGACGCTGATCCATATCTACAGCGTGGGCTACATGTCCCACGACCCGGACCGGCCGCGCTTCTTCGCCTACCTGTCGCTATTCACCTTCATGATGCTGATGCTGGTGACGGCGGACAACCTGGTGCAGCTGTTCTTCGGCTGGGAAGGCGTGGGGCTCGCGAGCTACCTGCTGATCGGCTTCTGGTACGAGAAGGAGAGTGCCTGCGCCGCCGCGATGAAGGCGTTCATCGTGAACCGCGTGGGCGACCTGTTCTTCATGCTCGGCCTGGCGCTGACCTTCTGGACCTTCGGCAGCGTGGAATTCAGCGCCATCTTCGGCGCGATCGACCAGCACAAGGACGCGACCTTCGCCGGCTTCCGTGCCTACGAGGTCATCTGCGTGCTGCTGTTCCTCGGCGCCTGCGGCAAGTCGGCGCAGCTGGGCCTGCACACCTGGTTGCCGGATGCGATGGAAGGGCCAACGCCGGTCTCCGCGCTGATCCATGCCGCGACCATGGTGACGGCGGGCGTGTTCCTCGTTGCGCGCATGTCGCCGGTGTTTGAGTACGCGCCGTTCGCGCTCGCTGTCGTCACCCTGGTGGGCGCATCGACCGCGCTCTTTGCGGCGACCATCGGTTGCGTGCAGAACGACATCAAGCGGATCATCGCGTATTCGACCTGCTCGCAGCTGGGCTACATGTTCTTCGCGGCCGGTGTCGGTGCCTACCAGGGCGCGGTGTTCCACCTGTTCACCCATGCCTTCTTCAAGGCGCTCCTGTTCCTGGGCGCTGGTTCCGTGATCCACGCCATGTCGAACGAGCAGGACATCCGCAAGATGGGCGGAATCTGGCGTAAGATCCCGATGACCTATGCGGTCATGTGGATCGGGTCGCTGGCGCTGGCGGGCGTGCCCTACTTCGCCGGCTACTACTCGAAGGACTTCGTGCTGGAGGCGGCCTTCGCCGCGCATTCCACGGTCGGCATGTATGCCTTCGCCTGCGGCATGATCGCGGCCTTCCTGACCGCCTTCTACTCCTGGCGCCTCATCATCCTGACGTTCCACGGCGCGCCGCGCGCCGACCACCACACCATGGAGCACGTGCACGAAAGCCCGATCTCCATGCTGGCGCCGCTGACGGTGCTCGCGGTCGGCGCCATCACCGTGGGCGCGGTGTTCAAGGACAATTTCGTCGGCCATCACTGGGAGCAGTTCTGGAACGGCGCCATCGTCAACGCGCCGCACAACCACATCATGCATGCGGCGCACGAGGTGCCGTCCTGGGTGCCGCTGGCCCCGACCGTGGTCGGCCTGTCGGGCATTGCGCTGGCCTACATCCTGTACATGTTCGCGCCGTCCATCCCGGGGAAGCTCGCGTCCACCTTCGGCGGGCTGTACCGGTTCCTGCTGAACAAGTGGTATTTCGATGAGCTGTACGACGCGATCTTCGTCCGCCCCACCCGCGCCCTGGCGCGCGTGCTGTGGCAGAAGGTCGATGCCGGCGTGATCGACGGCGTGCCCAATGGCGCCGCCGCCATTGCCACCGACGTCGCGCAGGGCGCGGTGCGCCTGCAGACGGGTCGTGTCGCCAACTACGCCTTCACCATGATCGCGGGGCTCGCCATCTTCGTGACTTTGCTCGTCTTCGGAGCCGCCCGATGA
- the nuoH gene encoding NADH-quinone oxidoreductase subunit NuoH, which translates to MDFFFNHPVGILALTVVKALALLVPLLVGVAYLTYAERKVLAAMQLRKGPNVVGPFGLFQPFADAIKMLMKETIVPTGANRVLFLLAPMLTFMLAMLAWAVIPVNDGWAIADINVGILYLFAISSLGVYGVIIAGWASNSKYAFLGALRSAAQMVSYEVSMGFVIVTVLLCVGSLNLTEIVRAQSTVWFAIPLFPMFVIFFISTLAETNRAPFDLPEGESELVAGFFVEYSSMSFALFFLGEYANMILMSALTTILFLGGWLPPIDIAPFNWVPGPVWFVAKICLCLFTFIWVRATFPRYRYDQLMRLGWKVFLPFSLAWLVLTALVLKLTGWLPA; encoded by the coding sequence ATGGACTTCTTCTTCAACCATCCGGTCGGCATCCTGGCCCTGACCGTGGTGAAGGCGCTGGCGCTGCTGGTGCCGCTGCTGGTTGGTGTCGCCTACCTGACCTACGCGGAACGCAAGGTCCTGGCGGCGATGCAACTCCGCAAGGGACCTAATGTCGTCGGTCCCTTCGGCCTGTTCCAACCCTTTGCCGACGCCATCAAGATGCTGATGAAGGAGACGATCGTGCCGACTGGCGCGAACCGTGTCCTGTTCCTGTTGGCCCCGATGCTGACCTTCATGCTGGCGATGCTGGCCTGGGCGGTGATCCCGGTGAATGACGGCTGGGCGATTGCCGACATCAATGTCGGCATCCTGTATCTGTTCGCAATCAGCAGCCTGGGCGTGTACGGCGTGATCATCGCGGGCTGGGCGTCGAATTCGAAATACGCCTTCCTCGGCGCGCTGCGATCGGCGGCGCAGATGGTGTCCTACGAAGTCTCCATGGGCTTCGTCATCGTGACCGTGCTGCTGTGCGTGGGCTCGCTGAACCTGACCGAGATCGTGCGCGCGCAGTCCACCGTCTGGTTCGCGATCCCGCTCTTCCCGATGTTCGTGATCTTCTTCATCTCGACGCTGGCGGAGACCAACCGCGCGCCCTTCGATCTGCCCGAGGGCGAGTCCGAACTCGTCGCCGGCTTCTTCGTCGAATACAGCTCGATGTCCTTCGCGCTGTTCTTCCTCGGCGAATACGCGAACATGATCCTGATGTCGGCGCTGACCACCATCCTGTTCCTGGGTGGGTGGCTGCCGCCGATCGACATCGCGCCGTTCAACTGGGTGCCCGGGCCGGTCTGGTTCGTCGCCAAGATCTGCCTGTGCCTGTTCACCTTCATCTGGGTGCGCGCGACCTTCCCGCGCTACCGCTACGACCAGCTGATGCGCCTGGGCTGGAAAGTGTTCCTCCCGTTCAGCCTGGCCTGGCTGGTGTTGACGGCGCTCGTGCTGAAGCTCACCGGCTGGCTTCCGGCGTGA
- a CDS encoding ribonuclease J gives MNALSGDLAFLPLGGTGEIGMNLNVYRCDDQLLAVDCGLGFAGRDNPEVDVMVPDPGWLAARRDRLLGLVITHAHEDHIGAVTHLWRQFRCKIFATPFAATVLTRKLTEAGMAQEVPLVVTQPRARFRLGPFDCEYIPVAHSIPEAQALAIRTRHGTVLHTGDWKLDPDPLVGPRTDEAAFAKLGEEGVLAIVCDSTNAMVEGHSGSEAEVRRNLAALIRPMTGRVAVTGFASNVARLESIALAGRAAGRQVALIGRSLRNIEAAARECGYLKSIPPFLPEEEAGYLPDEEILLICTGSQGEPRSAMAKIAEDTHPHIALGEGDTVIFSSRRIPGNERAIQRIQDGLVRRGCKVMTDDDHMVHVSGHPARDELKRLYALVKPRFAVPVHGEWRHMQDHAGLATECGATPFLIEDGDVLRLSGNRPEVVESVPAGRLAVDADRLVPMDGAILAARRRMMFNGVVVASIAVDGQGRVLGQPQIAAPGLFDVGDAEPMLIAADLREAVAALPAALKREDDALREAARGALRKAVGRRLRKRPTVEVHLLRV, from the coding sequence ATGAACGCATTGTCCGGCGACCTCGCCTTCCTCCCGCTCGGCGGGACCGGCGAGATCGGCATGAACCTGAACGTCTACCGCTGCGACGACCAATTGCTGGCGGTGGATTGCGGCCTGGGCTTCGCCGGGCGCGACAACCCCGAAGTCGATGTCATGGTGCCCGACCCGGGCTGGCTCGCGGCGCGCCGCGACCGCCTGCTGGGCCTGGTCATCACCCACGCGCATGAGGACCACATCGGTGCGGTCACGCATCTGTGGCGACAATTTCGCTGCAAGATCTTCGCGACACCCTTCGCCGCGACCGTGCTGACGCGCAAGCTGACCGAAGCCGGCATGGCGCAGGAGGTGCCGCTGGTGGTCACGCAACCGCGCGCGCGCTTCCGCCTCGGCCCCTTCGACTGCGAATACATCCCGGTCGCGCATTCCATCCCCGAGGCCCAGGCGCTCGCGATCCGCACGCGCCATGGAACGGTGCTGCACACAGGGGACTGGAAGCTCGACCCCGACCCGCTGGTTGGCCCCCGCACGGATGAGGCCGCCTTCGCCAAGCTCGGCGAGGAAGGCGTGCTCGCCATAGTCTGCGATTCGACCAATGCCATGGTCGAAGGCCATTCGGGCAGCGAGGCCGAGGTCCGGCGCAATCTGGCCGCGCTGATCCGGCCCATGACCGGGCGCGTGGCGGTGACTGGATTCGCCTCCAATGTCGCGCGGCTTGAATCCATTGCGCTGGCCGGGCGCGCCGCGGGGCGCCAGGTGGCGCTGATCGGCCGCAGCCTGCGCAACATCGAGGCCGCCGCGCGCGAATGCGGCTACCTGAAGTCGATCCCGCCCTTCCTGCCCGAGGAGGAGGCCGGCTACCTGCCGGACGAGGAAATCCTGCTGATCTGCACCGGCAGCCAGGGCGAACCGCGCTCGGCCATGGCCAAGATCGCCGAGGACACCCACCCGCACATCGCGCTTGGCGAGGGCGATACGGTCATCTTCTCCTCCCGCCGCATCCCGGGGAACGAACGCGCCATCCAGCGCATTCAGGACGGGCTGGTGCGCCGCGGCTGCAAGGTGATGACCGACGACGACCACATGGTCCATGTCTCCGGCCATCCGGCGCGCGACGAGCTGAAGCGCCTCTATGCGCTGGTGAAGCCGCGCTTCGCCGTGCCGGTGCATGGCGAATGGCGTCACATGCAGGACCATGCCGGTCTCGCGACCGAATGCGGCGCGACGCCCTTCCTGATCGAGGATGGTGACGTGCTGCGCCTGTCGGGCAACCGGCCCGAGGTGGTGGAATCCGTCCCGGCGGGTCGCCTCGCCGTCGATGCCGACCGGCTGGTGCCGATGGACGGCGCCATCCTGGCCGCGCGCCGGCGGATGATGTTCAACGGCGTGGTGGTCGCCTCGATCGCGGTGGACGGGCAGGGCAGGGTGCTGGGCCAGCCGCAGATCGCGGCCCCCGGCCTGTTCGACGTGGGCGATGCCGAACCCATGCTGATCGCCGCGGACCTGCGCGAGGCGGTGGCCGCCCTGCCGGCCGCGCTGAAGCGGGAGGACGATGCGCTGCGCGAGGCCGCCCGCGGTGCGCTGCGCAAGGCGGTCGGGCGCCGGCTGCGCAAGCGCCCTACGGTCGAGGTCCACCTGCTGCGCGTCTGA
- the nuoN gene encoding NADH-quinone oxidoreductase subunit NuoN, with protein MNWTLALPELVLALSGLAILGIGVLPKRNTFFPCAMAVVGAFLLTAVVALGVPEGTAFGGQIAADAFSRFAKVLILLGAAAGVVLSIDFNAREGLDRFEYPVLLLFATLGMMVMVSANDLMALYIGLELLSLSLYVVAAFNRDDERSAEAGLKYFVLGALASGLLLYGSSLVYGFTGTTNFDSIAIALSDPTKASSGLIVGLVFVMVGLAFKISAVPFHMWTPDVYEGAPTPVTAFFAAAPKVAAIALFARVLGGPFGDLAGQWQQVVVVISLLSMVLGAFAAIGQENIKRLMAYSSIGHVGFALVGLAAASEAGMRGLLVYMAIYLLMNLGAFAVLVAMRRQGRAVEQVKDLAGLAKTDLGMAVWMAIFMFSMAGIPPLAGFFGKMFVFKAAVDAGLWTLAIVGVLASVVSAFYYLRIVKVMFFDEQVGAALDPRPATVSLVMTASGLFTLLFFLYPAPLVAAAQAAVAALLG; from the coding sequence ATGAACTGGACCCTCGCACTTCCCGAACTGGTGCTGGCCTTGTCGGGCCTGGCCATCCTCGGCATCGGCGTGCTGCCCAAGCGCAACACCTTCTTCCCCTGCGCCATGGCGGTGGTCGGCGCCTTCCTGCTGACCGCGGTGGTGGCGCTGGGCGTGCCGGAAGGCACGGCCTTCGGCGGGCAGATCGCCGCGGATGCCTTCTCGCGCTTCGCCAAGGTGCTGATCCTGCTCGGTGCGGCCGCCGGCGTCGTGCTATCCATCGACTTCAACGCGCGTGAGGGGCTCGACCGCTTCGAGTATCCCGTGCTGCTGCTGTTCGCGACGCTCGGCATGATGGTCATGGTCTCGGCCAACGACCTGATGGCACTGTATATCGGGCTCGAGCTGCTCTCGCTCAGCCTCTATGTCGTGGCCGCGTTCAACCGCGACGATGAGCGCTCGGCGGAAGCGGGCCTCAAGTATTTCGTCCTCGGCGCGCTGGCCTCGGGCCTGCTGCTCTATGGATCTTCGCTGGTCTATGGCTTCACCGGCACCACCAATTTCGACAGCATCGCGATTGCGCTGTCCGACCCAACCAAGGCCAGTTCCGGCCTGATCGTCGGGCTGGTGTTCGTGATGGTGGGCCTGGCCTTCAAGATCTCCGCCGTGCCCTTCCACATGTGGACGCCCGACGTCTACGAGGGCGCGCCCACGCCGGTCACCGCCTTTTTTGCGGCCGCCCCCAAGGTCGCCGCCATCGCGCTGTTCGCGCGCGTGCTGGGCGGGCCGTTCGGGGACCTCGCGGGCCAGTGGCAGCAGGTGGTGGTGGTCATCTCGCTGCTGTCGATGGTGCTCGGCGCCTTCGCCGCCATCGGGCAGGAGAACATCAAGCGGCTGATGGCCTATTCCTCCATCGGCCATGTCGGCTTCGCGCTGGTCGGCCTCGCGGCCGCCTCGGAAGCGGGGATGCGCGGGTTGCTGGTCTATATGGCGATCTACCTGCTGATGAACCTCGGCGCCTTCGCGGTGTTGGTGGCGATGCGCCGGCAGGGCAGGGCGGTCGAGCAGGTGAAGGACCTCGCGGGCCTCGCCAAGACCGACCTCGGCATGGCGGTCTGGATGGCGATCTTCATGTTCTCAATGGCCGGCATCCCGCCGCTCGCGGGCTTCTTCGGCAAGATGTTCGTCTTCAAGGCGGCGGTGGATGCCGGTCTGTGGACGCTCGCGATTGTCGGCGTGCTGGCCTCGGTCGTCTCGGCCTTCTACTACCTGCGGATCGTGAAGGTGATGTTCTTCGACGAGCAGGTCGGTGCCGCGCTCGACCCGCGGCCGGCCACGGTCTCGCTCGTGATGACCGCGTCGGGCCTGTTCACCCTGCTCTTCTTCCTCTACCCGGCCCCGCTGGTGGCCGCGGCGCAGGCGGCGGTCGCCGCCCTGCTGGGGTGA
- the nuoK gene encoding NADH-quinone oxidoreductase subunit NuoK → MGGTIEMAVSLAHFLTVSAILLVLGVFGIFLNRKNVIVILMSVELILLAVNLNLVAFSAALGDLTGQVFTMFILTVAAAEAAIGLAIVVIYFRNRGTIEVEDISTLKG, encoded by the coding sequence ATGGGGGGCACCATTGAGATGGCCGTCTCGCTCGCGCATTTCCTGACCGTCTCGGCCATCCTGCTGGTGCTGGGGGTCTTCGGCATCTTCCTCAACCGGAAGAACGTCATCGTCATCCTGATGTCGGTGGAACTGATCCTGCTCGCGGTGAATTTGAACCTGGTGGCCTTCTCGGCCGCGCTGGGGGACCTCACCGGCCAGGTCTTCACCATGTTCATCCTGACCGTCGCCGCGGCCGAGGCGGCGATCGGCCTCGCGATCGTGGTCATCTACTTCCGCAACCGCGGGACTATCGAGGTCGAGGATATCTCGACCCTGAAGGGCTGA
- a CDS encoding NADH-quinone oxidoreductase subunit J has product MIATLAFYAFAAVLIASAVMVVTSRNPVHSVLFLILAFFNAAGLFLIAGAEFLAMILVIVYVGAVAVLFLFVVMMLDIDFAQLREGFQRYAPFGAVIGGILLLELFMVVTVWRFAPEAAALRLNPNPEGVTNAEALGRILYTDYIYLFQGSGVILLVAMIGAIVLTHRDRPGTKRQDIGAQVSRSGSVSVRQVPMGVGLKEIGIERPPSPDEAPPKQVEHHGHGGHH; this is encoded by the coding sequence ATGATCGCAACCCTTGCCTTCTACGCTTTCGCGGCGGTGCTGATCGCCTCCGCCGTCATGGTGGTGACCAGCCGCAACCCGGTGCATTCCGTGCTGTTCCTGATCCTGGCCTTCTTCAACGCGGCGGGGCTGTTCCTGATCGCGGGGGCTGAGTTCCTCGCGATGATCCTGGTCATCGTCTATGTCGGCGCGGTCGCGGTGCTGTTCCTGTTCGTGGTGATGATGCTCGACATCGACTTCGCGCAGCTGCGCGAGGGCTTCCAGCGCTACGCGCCGTTCGGCGCCGTGATCGGCGGGATCCTGCTGCTGGAACTCTTCATGGTGGTGACGGTCTGGCGCTTCGCGCCGGAGGCCGCCGCACTTCGACTGAACCCGAACCCCGAAGGCGTGACGAATGCCGAGGCGCTCGGTCGCATCCTCTATACGGACTACATCTACCTGTTCCAGGGCAGCGGCGTGATCCTGCTGGTGGCGATGATCGGCGCCATCGTGCTGACGCATCGCGACCGCCCAGGCACGAAGCGGCAGGATATCGGCGCGCAGGTGTCGCGGTCGGGGTCCGTCTCGGTGCGCCAGGTGCCGATGGGCGTCGGGCTGAAGGAGATCGGCATCGAACGCCCGCCATCGCCTGATGAAGCCCCGCCCAAGCAGGTCGAGCATCATGGCCATGGGGGGCACCATTGA
- the nuoI gene encoding NADH-quinone oxidoreductase subunit NuoI, with protein sequence MASLDRLARGLLLTELVSGMALTLKYFFKKKVTLNYPFERGPLGPRFKGEHALRRYPNGEERCIACKLCEAVCPAQAITIEAEPREDGSRRTTRYDIDMTKCIYCGLCEEACPVDAIVEGPNMEFAAETREELIFTKEKLLDNGDRWEPMLAERLRLDAPYR encoded by the coding sequence ATGGCCTCCCTCGATCGTCTCGCCCGCGGCCTGCTGCTGACCGAACTGGTTTCGGGCATGGCGCTGACGCTGAAGTATTTCTTCAAGAAGAAGGTGACGCTGAACTACCCGTTCGAGCGCGGCCCGCTCGGCCCGCGCTTCAAGGGGGAGCACGCGCTGCGCCGCTATCCCAATGGCGAGGAACGCTGCATCGCCTGCAAGCTCTGCGAAGCGGTCTGCCCCGCCCAGGCCATCACCATCGAGGCCGAGCCGCGCGAGGACGGATCCCGCCGCACCACGCGCTACGACATCGACATGACGAAGTGCATCTATTGCGGTCTGTGCGAGGAAGCCTGCCCAGTCGACGCCATCGTTGAGGGCCCCAACATGGAATTCGCCGCCGAGACGCGCGAGGAGCTGATCTTCACCAAGGAGAAGCTGCTCGACAATGGCGACCGCTGGGAGCCGATGCTCGCGGAACGCCTGCGCCTCGACGCGCCGTACCGGTGA
- a CDS encoding NADH-quinone oxidoreductase subunit M: MNAAGFPLLSLLTFLPLAGAIAILTLRGDDKVTAENARWTALWTSLIVFALSLILWFRFDKTDPGFQFVERLDWLSEFGITYHMGVDGISVLFILLSTLLTPICILASWDSIQTRVREYMVAFLVLEMMMVGMFAALDFIVFYVFFEGVLIPMFLIIGVWGGKRRVYASFKFFLYTLLGSVLMLLAILLLWFRAGTTDIPELFQHAIPPALQTWIFLAFFASFAVKVPMWPFHTWLPDAHVEAPTAGSVILAGVLLKMGAYGFLRFSLPMLPHASADFAPFIYALSIIAVVYTSLVALAQEDMKKLIAYSSVAHMGIVTLGIFTFSVQGLSGALYTMLSHGIVSGALFLCVGVLYDRVHSREIARYGGVAKIMPAYALVFMLFTMASVALPGLAGFPGELLVIVAAWKINAWVAFGAAMGMILGAAYALYLYKRVAFGRITRDDLRGLLDMSPREHAVFAPLVILAVWMGVYPQSFLSFFEATVTALVVRHEAALAATRLAGM, translated from the coding sequence ATGAACGCCGCCGGCTTCCCGCTTCTGAGCCTGCTGACCTTCCTGCCGCTGGCCGGCGCCATCGCCATCCTGACGCTGCGCGGCGACGACAAGGTCACCGCCGAGAACGCGCGCTGGACGGCGCTCTGGACTAGCCTGATCGTCTTCGCGCTGTCGCTGATCCTGTGGTTCCGCTTCGACAAGACCGACCCGGGGTTCCAGTTCGTCGAACGGCTCGACTGGCTGAGCGAATTCGGCATCACCTACCACATGGGCGTGGACGGCATCTCGGTGCTGTTCATCCTGCTGTCCACGCTGCTGACGCCGATCTGCATCCTGGCGTCCTGGGACTCGATCCAGACCCGCGTGCGGGAATACATGGTCGCCTTCCTGGTGCTTGAGATGATGATGGTCGGCATGTTCGCTGCGCTGGATTTCATCGTCTTCTATGTGTTCTTCGAGGGCGTGCTGATCCCGATGTTCCTCATCATCGGGGTGTGGGGCGGCAAGCGGCGCGTCTATGCGTCGTTCAAGTTCTTCCTCTACACGCTGCTCGGTTCGGTGCTGATGCTGCTGGCGATCCTGCTGCTGTGGTTCCGCGCCGGCACCACCGACATCCCGGAGCTGTTCCAGCACGCCATCCCGCCGGCGCTGCAGACTTGGATCTTCCTGGCCTTCTTCGCCTCCTTCGCGGTCAAGGTGCCGATGTGGCCGTTCCATACCTGGCTGCCGGATGCGCACGTCGAGGCGCCCACGGCGGGGTCGGTCATCCTGGCGGGCGTGCTGCTGAAGATGGGCGCTTACGGCTTCCTGCGCTTCTCCCTGCCGATGCTGCCGCATGCCTCCGCCGACTTCGCGCCCTTCATCTACGCGCTGTCGATCATCGCGGTGGTCTACACCTCGCTGGTCGCGCTCGCGCAGGAGGATATGAAGAAGCTCATCGCCTATTCGTCCGTCGCCCACATGGGCATCGTCACGCTGGGCATCTTCACCTTCTCCGTGCAGGGGCTGTCGGGCGCGCTCTACACCATGCTGTCGCACGGTATCGTCTCGGGCGCGTTGTTCCTCTGCGTCGGCGTGCTGTATGACCGCGTGCATTCGCGTGAGATCGCGCGCTATGGCGGCGTGGCGAAGATCATGCCGGCCTATGCGCTGGTCTTCATGCTGTTCACCATGGCCTCCGTCGCGCTGCCGGGCCTGGCGGGCTTCCCCGGCGAATTGCTGGTGATCGTCGCCGCCTGGAAGATCAACGCCTGGGTCGCCTTCGGCGCGGCGATGGGCATGATCCTCGGCGCGGCATACGCGCTGTACCTGTACAAGCGCGTCGCCTTCGGGCGCATCACCAGGGATGACCTGCGGGGCTTGCTCGACATGTCGCCGCGCGAGCACGCGGTGTTTGCGCCCCTGGTGATCCTGGCGGTGTGGATGGGCGTCTATCCGCAATCCTTCCTGTCTTTCTTCGAGGCCACGGTCACGGCGCTTGTGGTCCGCCACGAAGCCGCATTGGCGGCCACGCGCTTGGCGGGGATGTGA
- a CDS encoding type III pantothenate kinase, translated as MLLAIDAGNTNVVFAVHDGKEWRGRWRIATRADRTSDEYAVWLLALFQHAGVNPNDVTRCVIGTVVPAALYNLRRVCRDWFDTEPLIARAHLDWGFEIRVDQPNEVGADRLLNALASHTHYKGPLVVIDFGTATTFDVVDHDGGYVGGVIAPGINLSIEALHRAAARLPRIGIGRPQAVIGRSTVPAMQSGIYWGYVGLIEGIVSRIKAEFGGPLKVIGTGGLASLFAEGTLVIERTDPDITLEGLRLLADRNPVPVFHHSALRDPLRSESD; from the coding sequence ATGCTGCTCGCCATCGATGCCGGCAACACCAACGTCGTTTTTGCCGTCCATGACGGCAAGGAATGGCGCGGCCGCTGGCGCATCGCCACGCGCGCCGACCGGACGTCGGACGAATACGCGGTATGGTTGCTCGCGCTGTTCCAGCATGCGGGCGTGAACCCCAACGACGTCACGCGCTGCGTCATCGGCACCGTCGTCCCCGCCGCGCTCTACAACCTGCGCCGCGTCTGCCGCGACTGGTTCGACACCGAACCCCTGATCGCCCGCGCCCACCTCGACTGGGGCTTCGAGATCCGCGTCGACCAGCCCAACGAGGTCGGCGCCGACCGGCTGCTCAACGCGCTCGCAAGCCACACCCACTACAAGGGCCCGCTGGTGGTGATCGACTTCGGCACCGCCACTACCTTCGACGTGGTGGACCATGATGGCGGCTATGTCGGCGGCGTCATCGCCCCGGGCATCAACCTGTCGATCGAAGCGCTGCACCGCGCCGCTGCCCGCCTGCCGCGCATCGGTATCGGCCGGCCGCAGGCGGTGATCGGGCGTTCCACCGTGCCGGCCATGCAGTCGGGCATCTACTGGGGCTATGTCGGGCTGATCGAGGGCATCGTCTCACGCATCAAGGCCGAGTTCGGCGGGCCCCTCAAGGTCATCGGCACCGGCGGCCTGGCCTCCCTGTTCGCCGAGGGCACCCTTGTCATTGAACGGACCGACCCCGACATCACCCTCGAGGGCCTGCGCCTGCTGGCCGATCGCAATCCTGTTCCCGTCTTCCACCACAGCGCGCTCCGCGACCCGCTGAGATCGGAGTCCGACTGA